A region of Panthera uncia isolate 11264 chromosome D4, Puncia_PCG_1.0, whole genome shotgun sequence DNA encodes the following proteins:
- the LOC125925404 gene encoding polyribonucleotide nucleotidyltransferase-like, which translates to MELLNRNRLVIVSPRCTPPKASGGPARRGFYTFRSFCKDGGGGEDEDEDEEKDDREDKETRSDKARGRRGKTGRRRRSGGPGKGGEGKKGIDVKSKPSVRAIGTRAPGRA; encoded by the coding sequence ATGGAACTGCTTAATAGAAACAGGCTTGTAATTGTGAGTCCGCGCTGCACTCCGCCGAAAGCCTCCGGCGGCCCAGCGCGCCGGGGTTTTTACACTTTCCGTTCCTTTTGTAAagacggaggaggaggagaagacgaagacgaagacgAAGAAAAAGACGACAGGGAAGACAAAGAGACCCGCAGCGACAAGGCTAGGGGGAGACGAGGGAAGACGGGGAGAAGACGGAGGAGCGGAGGACCAGGAAAGGGGGgcgaggggaaaaaaggaattgaTGTGAAATCCAAGCCCAGCGTCCGCGCCATCGGCACCCGCGCTCCGGGCAGGGCTTGA